GGCGCGGGGCGGGCGCCGCCGAGCGGGCGAGGAGATCGGGGCGCACCGCGTCGCCCAGGGCGGCCACGGCGAGGTGGGCGAAGTGGCCCAGCGCCCGCTCCAGGTCCTGGGCCTGCTCGGCGGAGGCGCCCTTCTGCGCCGCGAAGCCCGCGCTGGCGCCGTGCAGGCCCAGCAGCGGCACATCGACGTCGCACGCCACGAGGATCTCCACGCCGCGGAGGCCGGCCCGCACCGCGGCCAGCCCTGCCAGGTCCGCGGGGCCGACGCCGCCGAGCCCTCCACCGCCACCCGCGAGGACGGAGCCGGGCTCCCCCACGCCGAGCTCCGCGAGCATCCCGGCGCCCGCGTCGTTCGTCGCCGAGCCGCCCAGCCCCACGACGACCCGCCGCGCGCCGGAGTCGACCGCGGCCCGGAGGAGCATGCCGATCCCCGCCGACGACGTGCGGGTGGGGTCACGGCGCTCGGGCGGCACCACCTGCAGCCCGATGGCGTGCGCCGACTCGATGTACGCGGTCCGCGCCCCGTCGGGGCCGTCCACCACGAGGAGCGCGGCCGGGACCGGCTCACCGAGCGGCGACGAGACCGTCACCGAGTGCAGCTCGCCGCCCAGGTGGGCGCGCAGCGCGTCGAGGAAGCCGGGGCCGCCGTCCGCCATCGGGCAGCGCACCAGCGCGTCGCCCGGCGCTGCCTGCGCCCAGCCCTCGCTGATCGCGTCGGCAGCCTGCTGGGCCGTCAAGGTGTCGCCGAAGCCGTCCGGGGCGATGAGCACGCGCATCGGGCGATGATGGCACGCGCAGTGCGTGGGACCTGCCGCCCGGCGACCTCTCCCGGCCTTGTGGGAGGATCGGCCGCGTGAGCCTCACCGTCACCCCGCCGTCCGCCTTCAACGAGCCGGCGCCGTCTGCGCTGCTGCTGCTCGGTCGTGGCGCCGACCTGGCCTCTGAACGCGGGGTCGAGTGCCCCGGCGACCTGCCAGCGGCCAGTGACCCCGACCTCGTCGACCGGGCCCGGGCGGCCCGCGCCGCGCTCGGCGACCGGGCGTTCGTGCTCGGCCACCACTACCAGCGCGACGAGGTCATCGACTTCGCCGACGTCACGGGCGACTCGTTCAAGCTCGCGCGCGAGGCGGCCGCCCGCCCGGAGGCCGAGTTCATCCTCTTCTGCGGCGTCCACTTCATGGCGGAGTCCGCGGACATCCTGACCTCTGACGCGCAGCAGGTCGTGCTCCCGGACCTCGCCGCCGGCTGCTCGATGGCGGACATGGCCGCCATCCACCAGGTCGAGGACGCCTGGGACGTGCTGCTGGACGCCGGCGTGGCCGAGGACACCGTGCCGGTCACGTACATGAACTCCTCGGCGGCGATCAAGGCGTTCACCGGCCGGCACGGGGGGACGGTCTGCACGTCGTCCAACGCGCACGTCGCCCTGCGCTGGGCCTTCGACCGCGTCGGCGGCGTGGAGGGCTCCGGCAAGGTGCTGTTCATGCCCGACCAGCACCTCGGCCGCAACACCGCGGTGCGCCAGCTGGGACTGTCGCTGGACGACTGCGTCGTCTTCGACCCCCGCAAGCCCGGCGGCGGGCTCACTGCCCAGGAGCTGCGGGACGCCCGGATGATCCTGTGGCGGGGGCACTGCTCCGTGCACGGGCGGTTCACCGAGCGCAACGTGGTCGAGGCCCGAGCGGCCGTCCCGGGGATCAACGTGATCGTGCACCCGGAGTGCCGCCACGAGGTCGTCGCAGCGGCCGACCAGGTGGGCTCGACCGAGCACATCATCAAGGCGCTGGACGCGGCCGAGCCCGGCTCGGCGTGGGCGATCGGCACCGAGCTGAACCTGGTCCGGCGCCTCGCGAACGCCCACCCGGACAAGCAGGTGCACTACCTGGACTCGACGGTGTGCTTCTGCTCCACGATGAACCGCATCGACCTGCCGCACCTCGTGTGGGCCATGGAGTCGCTCGTGGCGGGCAGGGTCGTCAACCGCATCGTCGTCGACCCCGACGACGCCCGCTGGGCACGCGCCGCCCTGGACCAGATGCTGGCGCTGCCCGGGATCTGACCGACCGAGGCCCCACGTCGAGAGGAACGCCATGCCGACCGGACGACCGCTGCGGGTGGGCATCTTCGTGTTCGACGACTGCGAGGAGCTCGACGTCGTCGGGCCCTACGAGGTCCTGGCGGCCTGGGCCCGGCGC
The sequence above is a segment of the Cellulomonas chengniuliangii genome. Coding sequences within it:
- the nadA gene encoding quinolinate synthase NadA, whose protein sequence is MSLTVTPPSAFNEPAPSALLLLGRGADLASERGVECPGDLPAASDPDLVDRARAARAALGDRAFVLGHHYQRDEVIDFADVTGDSFKLAREAAARPEAEFILFCGVHFMAESADILTSDAQQVVLPDLAAGCSMADMAAIHQVEDAWDVLLDAGVAEDTVPVTYMNSSAAIKAFTGRHGGTVCTSSNAHVALRWAFDRVGGVEGSGKVLFMPDQHLGRNTAVRQLGLSLDDCVVFDPRKPGGGLTAQELRDARMILWRGHCSVHGRFTERNVVEARAAVPGINVIVHPECRHEVVAAADQVGSTEHIIKALDAAEPGSAWAIGTELNLVRRLANAHPDKQVHYLDSTVCFCSTMNRIDLPHLVWAMESLVAGRVVNRIVVDPDDARWARAALDQMLALPGI
- a CDS encoding glycerate kinase family protein, translating into MRVLIAPDGFGDTLTAQQAADAISEGWAQAAPGDALVRCPMADGGPGFLDALRAHLGGELHSVTVSSPLGEPVPAALLVVDGPDGARTAYIESAHAIGLQVVPPERRDPTRTSSAGIGMLLRAAVDSGARRVVVGLGGSATNDAGAGMLAELGVGEPGSVLAGGGGGLGGVGPADLAGLAAVRAGLRGVEILVACDVDVPLLGLHGASAGFAAQKGASAEQAQDLERALGHFAHLAVAALGDAVRPDLLARSAAPAPRLASAPGAGAAGGLGFGLSLLGARLAPGSALVADAVGLARQVGEADVVVTGEGRFDWQSLHGKVVAAVAERALAAAVPAVVIAGQVDVGRREWGAAGIAGVYAVAQSPAQVAESLNDPAGALRRRAARVAQTWSR